One stretch of Pseudomonadota bacterium DNA includes these proteins:
- a CDS encoding rhodanese-like domain-containing protein, protein MQSLPTIPQITPRELKARLDAGDALFLLDVRELQEREISHIGGEFIPKDTVVQNLERIPRDREVIVYCRSGGRSQWVAQELKGKHGFERVLNLSGGMLGWAKEVDGSVRVG, encoded by the coding sequence ATGCAATCACTACCAACTATTCCGCAAATAACTCCAAGAGAGCTCAAGGCCAGACTCGATGCAGGTGACGCTCTCTTTCTGCTCGATGTGCGCGAGCTGCAGGAGCGCGAGATCTCTCATATTGGGGGCGAATTTATCCCGAAGGACACCGTAGTTCAGAACCTCGAGCGCATTCCACGCGACAGGGAGGTTATCGTCTACTGTCGAAGTGGGGGACGCAGTCAGTGGGTGGCGCAGGAGCTTAAGGGCAAGCACGGCTTTGAGCGGGTGCTAAACCTGTCCGGGGGCATGTTGGGGTGGGCTAAAGAGGTCGATGGCTCCGTTCGAGTGGGGTGA